Proteins encoded within one genomic window of Haloplanus vescus:
- a CDS encoding sodium:calcium antiporter, translating to MRRQSLLALGGAVALTIPWIVSWLSGVAHGFSTVATVAISGLSVLGASFLLAWGAETAEKDVPRAFAIAILAVLAVAPEYAVDALYAWNAGAYAGTERGIEAGNLAVANMTGANRILIGIGWAGVALFTVFRNGSDEDAAVVNRPGFLADAVALDRDIGLEIVFLFLATLWAFVVPFNGIDILDMVVLVGLYVAYIAVVLKGDMEAEEAHVGVPAYLQTFSKPLRALTVITLFAYSGGMIFTAVEPFAHGLEQLGQNVGIPSFFMIQWIAPLASESPELIVVVYLVNKARSTAGFNALISSKLNQWTLLIGTLVVVYSIALGQYGALPFDQKQSGEIWLTAAQSFFAISLLINFEISVREAIVLLVLFLTQVLSEFLLIRGVLELPINDYQLLLVFAGIYVVLGTALFVSRRRALGGILRDSAGTVNEAFFGSDDRPKGAD from the coding sequence ATGAGACGACAGTCGCTTCTCGCACTCGGCGGGGCCGTCGCGCTGACGATTCCGTGGATCGTCAGTTGGCTGAGCGGCGTCGCTCACGGGTTCTCGACCGTCGCTACCGTCGCGATAAGTGGCCTCTCGGTGCTCGGTGCCTCGTTCCTCCTCGCGTGGGGGGCCGAGACGGCGGAGAAGGACGTGCCCCGGGCGTTCGCCATCGCTATCCTCGCGGTGCTCGCCGTCGCTCCGGAGTACGCCGTCGACGCCCTCTACGCGTGGAACGCGGGGGCGTACGCCGGCACCGAACGCGGTATCGAAGCGGGGAACCTCGCCGTCGCCAACATGACGGGCGCGAACCGCATCCTCATCGGTATCGGCTGGGCGGGGGTCGCCCTGTTCACCGTCTTCCGAAACGGCTCGGACGAGGACGCTGCCGTCGTGAACCGGCCGGGCTTCCTCGCTGACGCCGTGGCGCTCGACCGCGACATCGGTCTCGAAATCGTCTTCCTGTTTCTCGCCACGCTCTGGGCGTTCGTCGTGCCGTTCAACGGCATTGACATCCTCGATATGGTCGTCCTCGTCGGCCTGTACGTCGCCTACATCGCCGTCGTGTTGAAAGGTGACATGGAGGCCGAGGAGGCCCACGTCGGGGTTCCGGCGTACCTCCAGACCTTCTCGAAGCCGCTTCGAGCGCTGACGGTTATCACCCTCTTCGCGTACTCGGGAGGCATGATATTCACCGCGGTCGAGCCGTTCGCGCACGGCCTCGAACAGCTCGGCCAGAACGTCGGCATTCCCTCCTTCTTCATGATTCAGTGGATTGCACCGCTGGCCTCCGAATCGCCGGAACTCATCGTCGTCGTCTATCTGGTGAACAAGGCTCGGTCGACGGCGGGGTTCAACGCGCTCATCTCCTCGAAGCTGAATCAGTGGACGCTGCTCATCGGGACGCTCGTCGTCGTCTACTCGATTGCGCTCGGGCAGTACGGTGCGCTCCCGTTCGACCAGAAGCAGTCGGGCGAAATCTGGCTGACTGCGGCGCAGTCCTTCTTCGCCATCTCGCTCCTGATAAACTTCGAAATCTCGGTGCGGGAGGCCATCGTCCTGCTGGTGCTCTTCCTCACGCAGGTGCTCTCGGAGTTCCTCCTCATCCGCGGGGTGCTCGAACTCCCGATCAACGACTACCAGCTCTTGCTCGTGTTCGCGGGCATCTACGTCGTCCTCGGGACGGCGCTGTTCGTCTCACGCCGCCGGGCGCTGGGTGGTATCCTCCGCGATTCCGCGGGCACGGTGAACGAGGCGTTCTTCGGAAGCGACGACCGACCAAAGGGGGCTGACTGA
- a CDS encoding pyridoxal phosphate-dependent aminotransferase: MDYETPLFFHVMQYAADADRDVIDLVSGGPDWEPPTALRDGLREYADSDPDAFQYPPSDGLRELREEIAARRGVDVNRVVITNGAGEANYLGMAAAMERDAGEEILLTDPVYPYYPGKAKMLGADVRLVPVGDDGHLDVDAMADAASDDTAAILINSPNNPTGAVYDAETMEAMVDIAADNDALLLSDEVYDHYDYSGRFESALAFDADHVVVTNSFSKSMAVTGLRVGYAVFPSWLVDDARTRHMLVNVTSARPSQVAVLRALRETDAAYYEASRDLLRERIDAFTDALDAAGAEYIVPEGAFYVFARFEGFPGTLENVERLVDEAGVACMPGDTFGTHDEWVRFALVTPRAEEAAERLADYDF; this comes from the coding sequence ATGGACTACGAGACGCCACTCTTCTTTCACGTCATGCAGTACGCGGCGGACGCGGACCGCGACGTCATTGACCTGGTGAGCGGCGGCCCGGACTGGGAGCCACCGACCGCGCTCCGTGACGGCCTCCGCGAGTACGCCGACAGCGACCCGGACGCGTTTCAGTACCCCCCGAGCGACGGCCTCCGCGAACTCCGCGAGGAGATTGCGGCCCGACGCGGCGTCGACGTGAATCGCGTCGTCATCACGAACGGGGCGGGCGAGGCGAACTACCTCGGCATGGCGGCGGCGATGGAACGCGATGCGGGCGAGGAGATTCTCCTGACCGACCCCGTCTACCCCTACTACCCCGGGAAGGCGAAGATGCTCGGCGCGGACGTACGCCTCGTCCCCGTCGGCGACGACGGTCACCTCGACGTGGACGCGATGGCCGACGCCGCGAGCGACGACACCGCGGCCATCCTCATCAACTCGCCGAACAACCCCACCGGCGCGGTGTACGACGCCGAGACGATGGAGGCGATGGTCGACATCGCCGCCGACAACGACGCCCTCCTCCTCTCGGACGAGGTGTACGACCACTACGACTACTCCGGGCGGTTCGAGAGCGCCCTCGCCTTCGATGCGGACCACGTCGTCGTCACCAACTCCTTCTCGAAGTCGATGGCCGTGACGGGGCTTCGCGTCGGCTACGCTGTCTTCCCGTCGTGGCTCGTCGACGACGCGCGCACGCGGCACATGCTCGTGAACGTCACCAGCGCTCGCCCGTCACAGGTCGCGGTGCTTCGTGCCCTGCGAGAGACCGACGCAGCGTACTACGAGGCGTCGCGTGACCTCCTGCGGGAGCGAATCGACGCCTTCACCGACGCCCTCGACGCCGCGGGCGCGGAGTACATCGTCCCCGAGGGCGCGTTCTACGTCTTCGCGCGCTTCGAGGGCTTCCCCGGGACGCTGGAGAACGTCGAACGCCTCGTGGACGAGGCGGGCGTGGCCTGCATGCCGGGCGACACCTTCGGCACGCACGACGAATGGGTCCGGTTCGCGCTCGTCACCCCGCGGGCCGAGGAAGCGGCCGAGCGACTGGCCGACTACGACTTCTAA
- the ftsZ gene encoding cell division protein FtsZ, whose amino-acid sequence MDSIVEDAIEDAEEPGDGTAADADATPVTDASQGESNRTGKMTDDELQDVLEDLQTDITVVGCGGAGGNTVNRMAEEGIKGANLVAANTDVQHLVDVQADTKILMGEEKTGGRGAGSLPQVGEEAAIESQDDIYAAIEGSDMVFVTAGLGGGTGTGSAPVVAEAARESGALTIAIVTTPFTAEGEVRRTNAEAGLERLRDVADTVIVVPNDRLLDSVGKLPVRQAFKVSDEVLMRSVKGITELITKPGLVNLDFADVKTVMEKGGVAMIGLGESDSEQKAQDSVRSALRSPLLDVDISGANSALVNVTGGTDMAIEEAEGVVEEIYDRIDPDARIIWGTSIDEELDGTMRTMIVVTGVESPQIYGRGDEEATTPEDTGGGIDYVE is encoded by the coding sequence ATGGACTCCATCGTGGAGGATGCAATAGAGGATGCCGAGGAGCCGGGGGATGGGACCGCGGCCGATGCCGACGCCACTCCCGTAACCGACGCGTCACAGGGTGAATCGAATCGCACCGGCAAGATGACTGACGACGAACTGCAGGACGTTCTGGAAGACCTCCAGACGGACATCACGGTCGTCGGCTGTGGGGGCGCCGGCGGCAACACGGTCAACCGGATGGCCGAGGAGGGAATCAAGGGCGCCAACCTCGTCGCGGCCAACACGGACGTCCAGCACCTCGTCGACGTCCAAGCCGACACGAAGATTCTGATGGGCGAGGAGAAGACCGGCGGGCGCGGCGCCGGGTCGCTCCCGCAGGTGGGTGAAGAGGCCGCCATCGAGAGTCAGGACGACATCTACGCGGCCATCGAAGGCTCCGACATGGTGTTCGTCACCGCCGGTCTCGGTGGGGGAACCGGCACCGGGTCGGCACCGGTCGTCGCCGAGGCGGCCCGCGAGTCCGGCGCGCTCACCATTGCCATCGTGACGACGCCCTTTACCGCCGAGGGCGAGGTTCGGCGCACCAACGCCGAAGCGGGCCTCGAACGCCTGCGCGACGTGGCCGACACCGTCATCGTCGTGCCCAACGACCGCCTGCTGGACTCCGTGGGTAAACTCCCCGTCCGGCAGGCGTTCAAGGTGTCCGACGAGGTGCTGATGCGCTCGGTCAAGGGCATCACCGAACTCATCACCAAGCCAGGGCTCGTCAACCTCGACTTCGCTGACGTGAAGACGGTGATGGAGAAAGGCGGCGTCGCCATGATTGGACTTGGCGAGAGCGACTCCGAGCAGAAGGCACAGGACTCGGTCCGCTCGGCGCTTCGCTCGCCCCTCCTCGACGTCGACATCTCCGGCGCCAACTCGGCGCTCGTGAACGTCACCGGTGGCACCGACATGGCCATCGAGGAGGCCGAGGGCGTCGTCGAGGAGATTTACGACCGCATCGACCCCGACGCCCGCATCATCTGGGGGACCTCCATCGACGAGGAACTCGACGGCACGATGCGGACGATGATTGTCGTCACCGGCGTCGAGTCGCCACAGATCTACGGCCGCGGCGACGAGGAAGCCACCACCCCCGAAGACACCGGCGGCGGTATCGACTACGTAGAGTAG
- a CDS encoding protein translocase SEC61 complex subunit gamma, whose translation MDVKYDLASYVRVLKMASTPSWNEFSQIAKVAGAGIFLIGLMGFVIFAVMTVLPGGI comes from the coding sequence ATGGACGTCAAATACGACCTCGCAAGCTACGTCCGCGTGCTCAAGATGGCGAGCACGCCGTCGTGGAACGAGTTCTCGCAGATTGCCAAAGTCGCGGGGGCGGGTATCTTCCTCATCGGTCTCATGGGGTTCGTCATCTTCGCCGTCATGACCGTGCTCCCCGGAGGCATCTAA
- a CDS encoding transcription elongation factor Spt5, which translates to MGIFAVKTTASQERTVADMIASREEDEVHAVLAPDSLTSYVMVEADNSAVLERVMDEIPHARSIVPGKSSLTEVEHFLSPTPDVEGIAESDIVELIAGPFKGEKARVQRIDEGKDQVTVELYEATVPIPVTVRGDQIRVLDSDER; encoded by the coding sequence ATGGGCATTTTCGCTGTCAAAACCACGGCCAGTCAGGAACGCACCGTCGCCGACATGATCGCCAGCCGTGAGGAAGACGAGGTACACGCCGTCCTCGCGCCGGATTCCCTCACCAGCTACGTCATGGTTGAGGCGGACAACAGCGCCGTCCTCGAACGCGTGATGGACGAGATTCCCCACGCTCGGAGCATCGTCCCCGGCAAGTCCTCGCTCACCGAGGTGGAGCACTTCCTCTCGCCCACGCCGGACGTGGAGGGCATCGCCGAGAGCGACATCGTCGAGCTCATCGCTGGGCCGTTCAAGGGCGAGAAGGCCCGCGTCCAGCGCATCGACGAGGGCAAGGACCAGGTGACGGTCGAACTCTACGAGGCAACGGTCCCGATTCCGGTCACCGTCCGCGGCGACCAGATTCGCGTCCTCGACTCCGACGAGCGATAG
- a CDS encoding D-aminoacyl-tRNA deacylase, which yields MIAIVVSRADSASEHIGEALLDIGDWTEHRDDARPDADGGGTYYRTDGFELRTFDDLHIHLDDPDAAFDDPDLLVVVSRHSGETGALLTAHFTGNFGDAEYGGDPGHFARACPDAAKRVVQALARHAPEEYEVGTECTHHGPTDVGVPSMFVELGSDEPQWSDPEGARAVARAVLDLRDADADRAKQLVGFGGGHYAPTFGRIVRETAWAVGHVGADWGLEAMGNPATNRDVLRRAVEASAADHALVEGDRPGLVSVLDDLGCRVVSETWLQETSTHPLPVVEAVESRVAPVSEGLRFGDVVPESDDDPADAIVVADLPTGLLDAAHGADAEATRAAVAAATVAFETTEGGTRPTGWAVFPASDPAAAADELTDSLVGILRESYDEVRREDGSVVARTEAFDPAAARTLGVPEGPEFGRLADGQAVEVGGERIEPEAVRTERVETFETVRADE from the coding sequence GTGATTGCAATCGTCGTCAGCCGCGCCGACAGCGCCTCCGAACACATCGGCGAGGCGCTCCTCGATATCGGCGACTGGACCGAGCACCGCGACGACGCTCGGCCGGACGCCGACGGCGGCGGCACCTACTACCGAACCGACGGCTTCGAACTCCGAACGTTCGACGACCTCCACATCCACCTCGACGACCCCGACGCGGCCTTCGACGACCCGGACCTCCTCGTGGTCGTCTCCCGACACTCGGGCGAGACGGGGGCGCTCCTGACCGCGCACTTCACCGGCAACTTCGGCGACGCGGAGTACGGGGGCGACCCGGGTCACTTCGCCCGGGCGTGCCCCGACGCCGCAAAGCGGGTCGTGCAGGCACTCGCTCGCCACGCGCCCGAGGAGTACGAGGTCGGCACCGAATGCACCCATCACGGCCCGACCGACGTGGGCGTTCCCTCGATGTTCGTGGAACTCGGGAGCGACGAACCGCAGTGGTCGGACCCCGAGGGCGCCCGCGCCGTCGCCCGCGCGGTCCTCGACCTCCGCGACGCCGACGCCGACCGGGCGAAACAGCTCGTCGGCTTCGGCGGCGGCCACTACGCCCCGACGTTCGGTCGCATCGTCCGCGAGACGGCGTGGGCCGTCGGCCACGTCGGCGCCGACTGGGGGCTGGAGGCGATGGGCAACCCCGCCACCAACCGAGACGTTCTGCGCCGGGCCGTCGAGGCGAGCGCGGCCGACCACGCCCTCGTCGAGGGCGACCGACCGGGCCTCGTCTCCGTCCTCGACGACCTGGGCTGTCGCGTCGTCTCCGAGACGTGGCTTCAGGAGACGAGCACGCACCCCCTCCCCGTCGTCGAAGCGGTCGAATCCCGCGTCGCCCCCGTGAGCGAGGGGCTTCGATTCGGCGACGTGGTGCCCGAGTCCGACGACGACCCCGCGGACGCCATCGTCGTCGCCGACCTCCCGACCGGCCTGCTGGATGCGGCCCACGGTGCCGACGCCGAAGCGACGCGCGCGGCCGTCGCGGCCGCCACCGTCGCCTTCGAGACGACCGAGGGCGGGACGCGACCCACGGGGTGGGCCGTCTTCCCCGCGAGCGACCCCGCGGCGGCCGCCGACGAACTCACCGATTCGCTGGTCGGGATTCTGCGCGAGTCCTACGACGAGGTGCGCCGCGAGGACGGGTCGGTGGTCGCCCGGACGGAGGCGTTTGACCCGGCGGCGGCCCGCACGCTCGGTGTGCCAGAGGGCCCCGAGTTCGGCCGCCTCGCGGACGGACAGGCCGTCGAAGTCGGCGGCGAGCGAATCGAACCCGAGGCGGTGCGGACCGAACGCGTCGAGACGTTCGAGACGGTGCGCGCCGACGAGTGA
- a CDS encoding PHP-associated domain-containing protein yields the protein MHVKTLDERVVSRAKARGLDVLVYAPHFTRLPDIRARAERFSDDDLLVVPAREVFTGPWHDRRHVLAIGLSDPVPDFISLSGALDEFDRQGAAVLVPHPEMLNVSCSRGDVATNADVVDAVETYNAKCLTYQNRRSRTVASETGLPGFGSSYSHLAGTVGEAWTVLETAVETEADLVTALRSGVSRRVAHRRGVSHRLRCLAEFAHLGYENSWEKVDRLFLSGDEPTHPGNVAYGGRFDDVRAY from the coding sequence ATGCATGTCAAAACGCTCGACGAGCGTGTCGTCTCCCGGGCCAAGGCTCGCGGCCTCGACGTCCTCGTCTACGCGCCGCATTTCACGCGGCTCCCGGACATCCGCGCGCGAGCCGAGCGCTTCTCCGACGACGACCTACTCGTCGTCCCCGCCCGCGAGGTGTTCACCGGGCCGTGGCACGACCGACGCCACGTCCTCGCCATCGGGCTCTCCGACCCCGTCCCCGATTTCATCTCGCTCTCCGGCGCACTCGATGAGTTCGACCGACAGGGCGCCGCCGTCCTCGTCCCGCATCCCGAGATGCTGAACGTCAGTTGCTCGCGGGGGGATGTGGCTACCAACGCCGACGTCGTCGACGCCGTCGAGACGTACAACGCGAAGTGTCTGACCTATCAAAACCGTCGCTCGCGCACTGTCGCCAGCGAGACGGGACTGCCCGGCTTCGGGTCGTCCTACTCTCACCTCGCCGGGACGGTCGGTGAGGCGTGGACAGTCCTCGAAACGGCCGTCGAGACGGAAGCCGACCTCGTCACGGCGCTTCGCTCCGGCGTGTCCCGCCGCGTCGCTCACAGGCGCGGCGTGAGCCATCGCCTGCGCTGTCTCGCGGAGTTCGCTCACCTCGGCTACGAGAACTCGTGGGAGAAGGTCGACCGCCTCTTCCTCTCGGGTGACGAACCCACTCATCCCGGAAACGTCGCGTACGGCGGCCGGTTCGACGACGTACGGGCGTACTGA
- a CDS encoding sensor histidine kinase — MRTGRRLGGDDGRWPLVISAFGLLVWLGFLWNFAVELRTLPVVIPPLFAFLLGTGLCLTVMYTGVRFHCTDWVDDRAGQHIVGWAVGGLLVLTLITATTILIRLAEGRSFSEGQLELLVSMSSGLLVGSLFGYLYERTQYDAAHVRRTRDAFAFLNRTLRHEFLNGLNIVQGHATLVRTELDDESLQAQAETIETRSEDPSEMVQDFRLYANTFVGEADIEPVDLSPMLSERVENLRRSFPNAEVTADIPDEAPVMANRAVGNVFENLLQNAVEHNDKATPTVTVRVETTETTVSTHVADNGPGIDEAERERIFDPQERDGQGFGLYLADTLVSRFGGRLTIADNDPEGTVVTVDLPRDDATDS; from the coding sequence GTGAGAACCGGTCGGCGACTCGGCGGCGACGACGGACGTTGGCCGCTGGTCATCAGCGCGTTCGGTCTGCTCGTTTGGCTCGGATTCCTCTGGAATTTCGCCGTCGAACTGCGGACGCTCCCCGTCGTCATTCCGCCTCTCTTCGCCTTCCTGCTCGGCACGGGACTCTGTCTCACAGTGATGTACACCGGCGTACGGTTCCACTGCACGGATTGGGTCGACGACCGGGCCGGGCAACACATCGTCGGGTGGGCGGTCGGCGGACTGCTCGTCCTGACGCTCATCACGGCGACGACGATTCTCATCCGTCTCGCCGAAGGCCGCTCGTTTTCGGAGGGGCAACTCGAACTCTTGGTGAGCATGAGTAGCGGCCTCCTCGTGGGGTCGCTGTTCGGCTACCTGTACGAACGGACGCAGTACGACGCCGCGCACGTTCGACGGACGCGAGACGCCTTCGCGTTCTTGAACCGGACGTTACGCCACGAGTTCCTCAACGGGTTGAACATCGTCCAGGGACACGCCACACTCGTCCGGACGGAACTGGACGACGAATCGCTACAGGCGCAGGCGGAAACCATCGAAACGCGGTCCGAGGACCCCTCCGAGATGGTGCAGGACTTCCGCTTGTACGCCAACACCTTCGTCGGCGAAGCGGACATCGAACCGGTCGACCTGTCGCCGATGCTCTCCGAACGCGTCGAGAACCTCCGCCGGAGCTTCCCGAACGCCGAGGTGACCGCCGACATCCCGGACGAGGCTCCCGTGATGGCGAACCGGGCGGTGGGCAACGTCTTCGAGAACTTGCTTCAGAACGCCGTCGAACACAACGACAAGGCGACGCCGACGGTGACCGTCCGCGTGGAGACGACGGAAACCACCGTCTCGACGCACGTTGCCGACAACGGCCCGGGCATCGACGAGGCCGAACGGGAGCGCATCTTCGACCCGCAGGAACGGGACGGGCAGGGGTTCGGTCTGTATCTGGCCGACACGCTGGTCTCGCGATTCGGCGGCCGACTGACCATCGCGGATAACGACCCCGAGGGGACAGTCGTCACGGTTGACCTCCCGCGGGACGACGCGACCGATTCCTGA
- a CDS encoding metal-dependent hydrolase: MNKEGHVLNAALLSIGLGIVLVWPTTPGVDTALETVEMIAKLSVPVVLGALFPDVDTAFGKHRKTLHNLFVLGIVAGYPIVFDNLQFVWIGIATHYLLDLVGSRRGLALLYPLTSQEWGLPFGVTTSSDYANAVTVLVTGFELALLGVFHVYVMPLDSTAGTMSAVFLG; encoded by the coding sequence ATGAACAAAGAAGGACACGTACTCAACGCGGCGCTGTTGAGTATCGGCCTCGGGATCGTGCTCGTGTGGCCGACGACGCCCGGCGTCGACACGGCGCTCGAAACCGTCGAGATGATAGCCAAGCTCTCCGTCCCGGTCGTCCTCGGCGCACTCTTCCCGGACGTGGACACCGCCTTCGGCAAGCACCGCAAGACCCTCCACAACCTGTTCGTGTTGGGCATCGTCGCCGGCTACCCCATCGTGTTCGACAACCTCCAGTTCGTCTGGATCGGCATCGCGACCCACTACCTCCTCGACCTGGTGGGGAGTCGCCGCGGCCTCGCGCTGCTGTACCCGCTGACGAGTCAGGAGTGGGGCCTGCCCTTCGGCGTCACCACGAGTAGCGACTACGCCAACGCGGTCACGGTGCTCGTCACCGGCTTCGAACTCGCCCTCCTCGGCGTCTTTCACGTCTACGTGATGCCACTCGACAGCACCGCAGGGACGATGAGCGCCGTCTTCCTCGGCTAA
- a CDS encoding ArsA family ATPase, translated as MSDIDVEAVDEVEDDATEGEVVEHEDADIDVEAATDLPEGVDAPEYVLYGGKGGVGKTTMAAATALSSAADGTATLVVSTDPAHSLSDTLDVDIPPRPTRIRDDSPLWAAEIDPEAAMEEGMLGEGGIGVDDAPLGGLGDIGDALGEDAVDPLMGGSMPGADEAAAMRQLLEYLDDPRFDRVVIDTAPTGHTLRLLELPEVLDSMVGRLLSMREKFSGMMEGFKGMFGVGDEGEEGPDLDELSDRIERLRDVLQDPTRTDFRVVMVPEEMSVVESERLVARLDEFDIPVNTIVVNRVMEDLADVAEVDPEWVVSPNLEDCEFCQRRWDVQQRALRRATDLFRGHDVKRVPLLADEVRGERALRVVAACLA; from the coding sequence ATGAGCGATATAGACGTCGAGGCAGTCGACGAAGTCGAGGACGACGCGACCGAGGGCGAGGTGGTCGAACACGAAGACGCCGACATCGATGTCGAGGCAGCGACCGACCTCCCCGAGGGCGTCGACGCGCCGGAGTACGTCCTCTACGGCGGCAAGGGCGGCGTCGGCAAGACGACGATGGCGGCGGCGACGGCGCTCTCCTCCGCCGCGGACGGCACCGCGACGCTCGTCGTCTCGACGGACCCCGCTCACTCCCTCTCGGACACGCTCGACGTCGACATCCCGCCGCGGCCGACGCGAATCCGTGACGACAGCCCGCTGTGGGCGGCGGAAATCGACCCCGAAGCGGCGATGGAGGAGGGGATGCTCGGCGAGGGCGGCATCGGCGTCGACGACGCCCCACTCGGCGGCTTGGGTGACATCGGCGACGCCCTCGGTGAGGACGCGGTCGACCCGCTGATGGGCGGGTCGATGCCCGGCGCCGACGAGGCGGCCGCGATGCGACAGTTGCTGGAGTATCTCGACGACCCCCGATTCGACCGGGTGGTCATCGACACGGCGCCCACGGGTCACACCCTCCGACTGCTGGAACTCCCCGAGGTGCTCGACTCGATGGTCGGGCGCCTGCTCTCGATGCGCGAGAAGTTCTCGGGGATGATGGAGGGATTCAAGGGCATGTTCGGCGTCGGCGACGAGGGCGAGGAGGGACCGGACCTCGACGAACTCAGCGACCGCATCGAACGCCTCCGTGACGTCCTGCAGGACCCCACGCGCACCGACTTCCGGGTGGTGATGGTGCCCGAGGAGATGAGCGTCGTCGAATCCGAACGACTCGTGGCTCGGCTGGACGAGTTCGACATCCCCGTCAACACCATCGTCGTCAACCGCGTGATGGAGGACCTCGCGGACGTAGCAGAGGTCGACCCCGAGTGGGTCGTCTCGCCGAACCTGGAGGACTGCGAGTTCTGCCAGCGACGCTGGGACGTGCAACAGCGTGCGCTCCGACGGGCGACCGACCTCTTCCGCGGTCACGACGTGAAGCGCGTCCCCCTCCTCGCCGACGAGGTGCGGGGCGAACGCGCCCTGCGCGTCGTCGCGGCGTGTCTGGCCTAG
- a CDS encoding universal stress protein, with protein MFDRLLIAVDGSDCSTRAAKYGFELAARYGADVEVVSVFSGDMERAQAVLDAAADLATDVGIGADTAVLSGKPGRTIAARASERDADLVIVGRSGRAGVKERLLGSVAERVLRRSEVPVLTVPDGDLDSDTGADYADVLVTTDGSAVAEAAGPYAADIVRRYEAALHVLDVVDVQSEAGVFDAGGVTQEYVERLEADAREAVGDMLDGLDTADLDVREAVVRGAAGDTIVDYADDNDVGMIVMSSEGQSNLAGQQVGTVAGRVLRTAERPVLVVTSH; from the coding sequence ATGTTCGACCGACTCCTCATCGCCGTCGACGGCAGCGACTGCTCGACTCGGGCGGCCAAATACGGCTTCGAACTCGCCGCCCGCTACGGCGCCGACGTAGAGGTCGTCTCCGTGTTCAGCGGCGACATGGAGCGCGCGCAGGCGGTCCTCGACGCCGCCGCCGACCTTGCGACGGACGTCGGTATCGGCGCCGATACTGCGGTGCTGTCGGGCAAGCCCGGTCGAACCATCGCCGCTCGCGCGAGCGAGCGCGATGCCGACCTCGTCATCGTCGGTCGGAGCGGCCGCGCCGGCGTCAAAGAACGCTTGCTCGGGAGCGTCGCGGAACGCGTCCTGCGCCGGAGTGAAGTGCCGGTGCTGACCGTTCCCGACGGTGACCTCGACAGCGACACCGGCGCCGACTACGCCGACGTTCTCGTCACGACCGACGGGAGCGCCGTCGCGGAGGCCGCCGGTCCCTACGCCGCCGATATCGTTCGCCGGTACGAGGCCGCGCTACACGTCCTCGACGTGGTGGACGTACAGTCCGAGGCGGGCGTGTTCGACGCCGGCGGTGTCACTCAGGAGTACGTCGAACGGCTCGAAGCCGACGCCCGAGAGGCGGTCGGTGACATGCTCGACGGTCTCGACACAGCCGACCTCGACGTGCGGGAGGCGGTCGTTCGCGGCGCCGCCGGGGACACCATCGTCGACTACGCCGACGACAACGACGTGGGTATGATCGTCATGTCCTCCGAGGGACAGTCGAACCTCGCCGGCCAACAGGTCGGCACCGTCGCGGGTCGCGTCCTCCGGACGGCCGAGCGACCGGTGCTGGTCGTCACCTCGCACTGA
- a CDS encoding SDR family oxidoreductase — MQPKTVLITGCSSGIGRATAEAFLDEDWEVYATARNPADIETLGDRGCTIATLDVTEPDDIERVVDRMLDEQGRIDCLVNNAGYAQFGPLEDVPTDAVHDQFDVNVYGPHRLIRAVLPHMRRRREGTIVNVSSVAGRLSFPGGGVYCGSKFALEAMTDALRSEVAEYGIDAVLVEPGPVDTGFTERAEEELSGVERSGAYESFYGVFEDTQAIGGGGLGAVSPERVAEDILNAASSTKPASRVPVGTLARVTVLGRFVPDSLRDRAFGLLDRLR; from the coding sequence ATGCAACCGAAGACCGTCCTCATAACGGGCTGTTCGTCCGGCATCGGTCGTGCGACTGCGGAGGCCTTCCTCGACGAGGACTGGGAGGTGTACGCCACGGCGCGCAACCCCGCGGACATCGAGACGCTCGGGGACCGTGGCTGCACCATCGCCACCCTCGACGTGACCGAACCCGACGACATAGAGCGCGTCGTCGACCGGATGCTCGACGAACAGGGACGGATAGATTGCCTCGTCAACAACGCCGGCTACGCGCAGTTCGGCCCGCTGGAGGACGTGCCGACCGACGCCGTCCACGACCAGTTCGACGTGAACGTCTACGGCCCGCATCGACTGATTCGGGCCGTCCTCCCCCACATGCGACGGCGGCGCGAGGGAACCATCGTCAACGTCTCCAGCGTCGCCGGGCGACTCTCCTTCCCCGGCGGCGGCGTCTACTGCGGGTCGAAGTTCGCACTCGAAGCCATGACCGATGCGCTCCGCTCAGAGGTGGCCGAGTACGGCATCGACGCCGTCCTCGTCGAACCGGGGCCGGTCGACACCGGCTTCACCGAACGCGCCGAGGAGGAACTCTCGGGCGTGGAGCGCTCGGGCGCCTACGAGTCCTTCTACGGCGTGTTCGAGGACACGCAGGCCATCGGCGGCGGCGGACTGGGCGCGGTGTCGCCGGAGCGCGTCGCCGAGGACATCCTGAACGCCGCGAGTTCGACCAAGCCCGCGAGCCGCGTCCCCGTCGGGACGCTCGCCCGCGTGACCGTCCTCGGGCGGTTCGTCCCCGACTCGCTCCGTGACCGCGCGTTCGGCCTGCTGGACCGCCTCCGCTAG